The following proteins are co-located in the Pseudomonas cavernae genome:
- a CDS encoding MerR family DNA-binding protein, giving the protein MAKPFTISALSRESGVNLETIRFYERSGLLPEPQRSASGYRHYAEADVRRLRFIRRGRELGFSLEEIKALLALADQPQSPCDQADRLAQQHLSSIEARIRDLQAMQAELRKIAGCHSAHAEHCRLLEALDSRSCCAHAEG; this is encoded by the coding sequence ATGGCCAAGCCCTTCACCATCAGCGCCCTCAGCCGCGAAAGCGGGGTCAATCTGGAAACCATCCGCTTCTACGAGCGCAGCGGCCTGCTGCCCGAACCGCAGCGCAGCGCCTCCGGTTATCGCCACTACGCCGAAGCCGACGTGCGGCGCCTGCGCTTCATCCGCCGCGGTCGCGAACTGGGCTTCAGCCTAGAGGAGATCAAGGCCCTGCTGGCCCTGGCCGACCAACCGCAGAGCCCCTGCGACCAGGCCGACCGGCTGGCCCAGCAGCACCTGAGCAGCATCGAAGCGCGGATTCGCGACCTCCAGGCGATGCAGGCCGAGCTGCGCAAGATCGCCGGCTGCCACAGCGCACACGCCGAACACTGCCGGCTGCTGGAAGCGTTGGACAGTCGCAGCTGTTGCGCGCACGCGGAAGGCTAA
- a CDS encoding cation transporter: MGAHCCNHETAAQTNIRSARYRKILWLALAVNLGMFLVEIGAGVRAGSVSLLADSLDFAGDAANYGISLWVLGLGVALRAKASLFKAACMLLFGVGVLASALWQWLSGGVPDAPTMGVIGTLALLANLAVAALLYAYREGDSNMRSVWLCTRNDALGNLAVLLAALGVFGTGSAWPDLLVASIMASLALTAAVQVLRQARQELAAVAT, translated from the coding sequence ATGGGCGCACATTGCTGCAATCACGAGACCGCCGCGCAGACCAACATCCGCTCGGCGCGCTACCGCAAGATCCTGTGGCTCGCCTTGGCGGTCAATCTCGGCATGTTCCTGGTGGAAATCGGTGCCGGGGTGCGCGCCGGTTCGGTCTCGCTGCTGGCGGACTCGCTGGACTTCGCCGGCGATGCGGCCAACTACGGCATCAGCCTCTGGGTGCTCGGCCTCGGCGTGGCGCTGCGGGCCAAGGCCTCACTGTTCAAGGCGGCGTGCATGCTGCTATTCGGTGTGGGCGTGCTGGCCAGCGCGCTCTGGCAATGGCTCAGCGGCGGTGTGCCGGATGCGCCGACCATGGGCGTGATCGGCACCCTGGCGCTGCTCGCCAACCTGGCCGTGGCGGCATTGCTCTACGCCTACCGGGAGGGCGACAGCAACATGCGCAGCGTCTGGCTGTGCACGCGCAACGATGCCCTGGGCAACCTCGCCGTGCTGCTGGCGGCGCTGGGGGTGTTCGGCACCGGCAGCGCCTGGCCGGATCTACTGGTCGCCAGCATCATGGCCAGCCTGGCGCTGACCGCCGCCGTGCAGGTGCTGCGTCAGGCCCGCCAGGAGCTGGCCGCGGTCGCCACGTAG
- a CDS encoding metal-dependent hydrolase produces the protein MASTTPAGLVIRPRHMDFDLPNPLPRHWHGGDAFKSHLFDAMSVMFPDGERFFIDSVRQFRDQIDDPVLKEQIRGFIGQEGHHSREHLEYSNRLRDLGYDITRLERRAQVRIRYTQKKFSAKRQLAATAALEHITAIMADGLLQNPEHLQGAHPVLQRLWRWHALEETEHKAVAFDVYNQVCGNRKLLRRAMLMGTFFFMLDTSRGLIHMLQRDGLLWNWRVWRDGLKWTWGKDGIFRQLVRPYLDFFKADFHPWQHNNLELLHQTRVEFEPQALAAAN, from the coding sequence ATGGCTAGCACCACCCCCGCAGGTTTGGTCATCCGTCCACGGCACATGGACTTCGATCTGCCCAATCCGCTGCCGCGCCACTGGCACGGCGGCGACGCGTTCAAGTCGCACCTGTTCGACGCCATGTCGGTGATGTTCCCCGATGGCGAGCGCTTCTTCATCGACTCGGTGCGCCAGTTCCGCGACCAGATCGACGACCCGGTGCTGAAGGAGCAGATCCGCGGCTTCATCGGCCAGGAAGGCCACCACAGCCGCGAACACCTGGAATACAGCAACCGCCTGCGTGACCTCGGCTACGACATCACCCGCCTGGAGCGCCGCGCCCAGGTGCGCATCCGCTACACGCAGAAGAAGTTCTCGGCCAAGCGCCAACTGGCGGCCACCGCGGCGCTGGAGCACATCACCGCGATCATGGCCGACGGCCTGCTGCAGAACCCGGAACACCTGCAGGGTGCCCACCCGGTCCTGCAGCGCCTGTGGCGCTGGCACGCACTGGAGGAAACCGAGCACAAGGCGGTGGCCTTCGACGTCTACAACCAGGTGTGCGGCAACCGCAAGCTGCTGCGCCGGGCGATGCTGATGGGCACCTTCTTCTTCATGCTCGACACCAGCCGCGGCCTGATCCACATGCTCCAACGCGACGGTCTGCTGTGGAACTGGCGGGTCTGGCGCGATGGTCTGAAGTGGACTTGGGGCAAGGACGGCATCTTCCGCCAGCTGGTCAGGCCCTATCTGGACTTCTTCAAGGCCGACTTCCACCCCTGGCAGCACAACAACCTCGAGTTGCTGCACCAAACCCGCGTCGAGTTCGAGCCGCAGGCCCTGGCCGCCGCCAACTGA